Proteins found in one Arachis stenosperma cultivar V10309 chromosome 8, arast.V10309.gnm1.PFL2, whole genome shotgun sequence genomic segment:
- the LOC130946518 gene encoding outer envelope protein 39, chloroplastic — translation MGAQKSIHAGKAKIDVHVDFSHKLCASLMLPTLRSSDSPLSLVIGSLCIKHPNLFGGSEKLDVSWDKGLYDSNILVAYRRPRPKWLAQQSFVLQHSLSPEIAIHGIPINNFSRSGSGGVNLSRLSVGLDLKEPASTKWSSSTSIKFEHVRPLNDDGHSISRDHDGLPLTCSGSTHDSMVVLKQESRYTKANDRSFFHFNLQIEQGIPVLSKWLIFNRFKFVASKGIKLGPAFLLTRLTGGSIVGDMAPYQAFSIGGIGSVRGYGEGAVGSGRSCLVANSELTLPLNKMLEGAIFMDCGTDLRSGHLVPGNPALRQGKPGSGVGVGYGLRFKSQFGHFQVDYAINAFQQRTLYFGLSNLAS, via the exons ATGGGAGCTCAGAAGAGCATCCATGCTGGCAAAG CAAAGATTGACGTTCATGTTGATTTTTCTCACAAGCTTTGCGCTTCTTTGATGCTCCCTACCCTTAG GAGTTCTGACAGTCCTCTTTCGTTGGTTATTGGGAG TCTCTGCATCAAGCACCCAAACTTATTTGGTGGGAGTGAGAAGCTTGATGTTTCGTGGGACAAGGGTTTATATGATTCAAATATCTTAGTTGCCTATAGAAGGCCACGACCAAAATGGCTTGCTCAACAATCTTTTGTGTTACAG CATTCTCTTTCACCTGAAATTGCTATCCATGGTATACCTATAAACAATTTCTCCCGCTCTGGAAGTGGAGGTGTAAATTTGTCTAGATTATCGGTTGGGCTGGACTTGAAGGAACCTGCAAGTACGAAATGGAGCAGTTCAACCAGTATAAAGTTTGAG CATGTCCGTCCATTGAACGATGATGGTCACTCGATAAGTAGAGATCATGATGGGTTGCCTTTGACTTGCAG TGGTAGTACACATGACAGTATGGTAGTGTTAAAGCAAGAGTCTCGATATACGAAGGCAAATGATCGTAGCTTTTTCCAT TTTAATCTTCAAATAGAGCAAGGCATTCCAGTTCTTTCCAAGTGGTTAATCTTTAATCGATTTAAATTTGTTGCTTCTAAAGGAATCAAACTTGGACCAGCATTTCTGTTAACAAG ACTTACAGGTGGTTCAATTGTTGGTGACATGGCTCCTTACCAAGCATTTTCCATTGGAGGGATTGGGAGTGTGAGAGGGTATGGTGAAGGAGCAGTAGGGTCTGGGAGATCTTGTCTGGTGGCTAATAGTGAACTAACACTCCCTTTG AACAAGATGTTAGAAGGTGCCATTTTTATGGACTGTGGAACAGACTTGCGCTCTGGTCATCTTGTACCGG GAAATCCAGCATTGAGACAGGGTAAACCAGGATCTGGTGTTGGCGTGGGATATGGACTTCGATTCAAGTCACAGTTCGGCCACTTTCAAGTCGATTATGCCATAAATGCATTTCAGCAGAGAACTCTCTATTTTGGCCTCAGCAACCTTGCTTCATGA